In the Verrucomicrobiia bacterium genome, one interval contains:
- a CDS encoding multicopper oxidase domain-containing protein: protein MTDVLAINGLVPGPTIRVRRGEDFSARILNNLDQPLVLHWHGILAPERMDGHPRDQVAAGRSYQVGFPVTQRGATCWYHSHTDGLTGKQAYAGVAGLFVIEDPAEESLGLPAGDHDVPLVLTDKRVSAEKQIVYAPSMMDLMSGYLGDVMLVNGTPDAWLSVDRGLYRFRLLNGSNARICKVGFADGHPFQVIGTDGGLLPAPADVASVMLAPGQRIEILVDFSGYTVGSSSVLRSLPFAAGGGMSMGGPAQGSALDLIRVFVDRLSTGNAQVPKSLGPFAALSAADAKRTRVFTLAMSGMVHTINGQLFDMQRVDFSVPFGDVEIWEYRNLGDEPHPMHAHAGQCQVLSRSTTAVLAPEDAGWKDTVLVNAGETVRILTRFDSHAGVFVHHCHNLEHEDSGMMQNFEVLSAPSLKIERQGTEVRLSWPEAATGWGLESSAKASGAPWESLTATPGIVSGRWTVNVNEVAGVRFYRLAKS, encoded by the coding sequence TTGACCGACGTTCTCGCGATCAACGGATTGGTTCCGGGGCCGACGATCCGTGTCCGGCGCGGTGAGGACTTCTCGGCGCGCATCCTGAACAACCTGGACCAACCGCTGGTGCTGCACTGGCATGGTATTTTGGCCCCAGAACGGATGGACGGGCATCCGCGGGATCAGGTCGCCGCCGGGAGGAGCTATCAGGTGGGCTTCCCGGTGACCCAACGCGGCGCCACCTGCTGGTACCACTCGCACACCGACGGTCTGACCGGGAAACAGGCGTATGCGGGCGTTGCGGGTCTGTTCGTCATCGAGGATCCGGCCGAGGAATCCCTGGGCCTGCCGGCCGGCGATCACGATGTCCCGCTCGTTCTGACCGACAAGCGGGTCAGCGCCGAGAAGCAGATCGTCTACGCGCCCTCCATGATGGATCTGATGTCCGGATACTTGGGCGACGTGATGCTCGTCAACGGAACGCCTGACGCCTGGCTTTCGGTAGATCGTGGGCTCTACCGCTTTCGGCTGTTGAACGGTTCCAACGCTCGAATCTGCAAGGTGGGATTTGCCGACGGCCATCCCTTCCAGGTCATCGGCACCGACGGCGGGTTGCTCCCGGCCCCGGCGGACGTCGCTTCGGTGATGCTCGCGCCCGGACAGCGGATCGAAATCCTCGTCGATTTCTCCGGATACACGGTCGGCTCCTCGTCGGTGCTCCGGAGCCTGCCTTTCGCCGCAGGCGGCGGAATGTCGATGGGGGGGCCAGCACAAGGTTCTGCGCTGGACCTTATCCGGGTATTCGTCGACCGGCTTTCTACGGGCAACGCGCAGGTTCCGAAATCGCTGGGGCCGTTTGCGGCGCTGTCCGCCGCCGATGCGAAGCGCACGCGAGTCTTCACGCTGGCGATGTCGGGAATGGTTCACACAATCAACGGCCAACTCTTCGATATGCAGCGGGTGGACTTCAGCGTGCCGTTCGGTGACGTCGAGATCTGGGAGTACCGCAACCTCGGTGACGAGCCGCACCCGATGCACGCCCACGCCGGTCAGTGCCAAGTGTTGAGCCGGAGCACGACGGCGGTCCTGGCTCCGGAGGACGCCGGATGGAAGGACACGGTGTTGGTGAACGCGGGCGAAACGGTGCGCATCCTGACGCGCTTCGACTCGCACGCGGGGGTCTTCGTTCACCACTGTCACAACCTGGAGCATGAGGACTCCGGGATGATGCAGAATTTCGAAGTTCTTAGCGCGCCCAGCCTAAAGATCGAGCGGCAAGGCACAGAGGTCCGGCTGTCGTGGCCGGAGGCGGCGACAGGTTGGGGTCTGGAAAGCTCTGCTAAGGCGTCAGGGGCACCGTGGGAATCCTTGACCGCAACACCCGGGATCGTCTCTGGCCGTTGGACCGTCAACGTTAACGAAGTGGCGGGCGTTCGATTTTATCGACTTGCGAAGTCATGA
- a CDS encoding LamG domain-containing protein, with protein sequence MILRSAIRLVAVILGVAGSGISQAQPAIGRMANGLVAYYPMHGDATEATGRGMNGMLMGSPQMATNRFGQPMQAMAFNGGMDGMMLTNLDVSTMTNMQNSVSFWMNWNGQMGSSTVSMPFGWGDADKPSCLLFDSSDGGRFGFSGGMGDVYGMGSGMMPTNSWMHIAAVFKNGASSESQLYVNGQPMAGMMSMSGMQGGMMMSGFASSMAFVGGSNGQTATAYPFFGMMSDLRMYDRALSPDEVKALYQMESGAQMRLVPGPVTGSATMEIASMMMGWMFQLQSSTDLVRWVDQGTMIMPGNGGMATMNMSVSGPAMFWRTVGQP encoded by the coding sequence ATGATCCTCAGATCAGCAATCCGTCTCGTTGCAGTCATTTTAGGCGTAGCCGGCTCCGGTATCTCTCAAGCCCAGCCCGCCATAGGCCGGATGGCGAATGGCCTGGTGGCCTATTACCCGATGCACGGGGACGCCACGGAAGCCACAGGCCGTGGGATGAATGGGATGCTCATGGGCAGCCCGCAGATGGCGACCAACCGTTTCGGGCAGCCGATGCAGGCCATGGCATTCAACGGAGGGATGGATGGGATGATGTTGACGAATCTGGACGTCAGCACGATGACCAACATGCAGAACTCGGTCTCCTTCTGGATGAACTGGAACGGGCAGATGGGGAGCTCGACGGTTTCAATGCCGTTCGGATGGGGCGACGCCGACAAGCCTTCCTGCCTGCTCTTCGACAGTTCCGACGGCGGTCGGTTTGGATTCAGCGGGGGCATGGGTGACGTGTATGGGATGGGCTCTGGCATGATGCCCACCAACAGTTGGATGCACATCGCCGCGGTCTTCAAGAACGGGGCGAGTTCCGAATCCCAACTGTACGTTAATGGCCAGCCCATGGCGGGGATGATGTCGATGTCCGGAATGCAGGGGGGAATGATGATGTCGGGTTTTGCCAGTTCGATGGCTTTTGTTGGGGGCTCCAATGGGCAAACGGCCACGGCCTATCCATTCTTCGGCATGATGAGCGACCTGCGCATGTATGACCGAGCGCTGAGCCCGGACGAGGTCAAGGCACTCTACCAGATGGAATCCGGCGCGCAGATGCGGTTGGTCCCGGGACCCGTCACAGGGAGCGCCACAATGGAGATTGCCTCCATGATGATGGGATGGATGTTCCAGTTACAGTCGTCCACCGACCTTGTCCGTTGGGTTGATCAGGGAACCATGATCATGCCTGGCAATGGGGGCATGGCGACGATGAACATGAGCGTGAGCGGACCGGCGATGTTCTGGCGAACCGTGGGGCAGCCGTAG
- the cadA gene encoding cadmium-translocating P-type ATPase, whose translation MALERNPAWKPVGKVVYTCPMHPEVVQDHPGACPKCGMALEPQTLVPEAEEDDSELRDMTRRFRWGAVLTLPVFVVAMAHLVPAWRHAEWAVGEVSRWGQFLLTTPVVAWAGWPFFVRAWRSLVHRSLNMFTLIALGVGAAYLFSAAAMLFPQWFPPGTGHPGKPALYFEAAAVVTVLVLLGQVLELRARQRTGSALKALIGLSPKTARRVTPEGDEEVPLDAVKPGDLLRVRPGEKVPVDGIVVEGRTSIDESMLTGEPLPVEKEPEAKVSGGTLNTTGGIVMRAERVGAETLLARIVDLVAQAQRSRAPIQSLADKVAAWFVPAVLVVAAATFVAWMAWGPEPRLGFAITNAVAVLIIACPCALGLATPMSVMVGVGRGAQAGVLIRNAEAIEKLARITTLAVDKTGTLTEGKPRLAQVLPADGFSADEVLGLAASLEQASEHPLAHAVTLAAKESNIPLSAPTGFQSLTGGGVSGTVDGRRVMVGKPEFLRDSGVSGVDSLESVAAPLQAGGAIALFVAVDDHAAGTLIVGDSIKPSTPRALDELRQLGVRVVMLTGDHPRTAGAVADSLGIASYHAGMTPQQKHEQVLALKATGQVVGMAGDGINDAPALAAADVGIAMGTGTDIAMESAGVTLVKGDLRGLVRAIRLGRAMMSNIRQNLFFAFLYNALGIPIAAGVLFPIVGVLMSPMLAGVAMSFSSVSVIANSLRLRNARLG comes from the coding sequence ATGGCCCTCGAACGCAATCCCGCTTGGAAGCCCGTTGGCAAGGTCGTCTACACCTGCCCGATGCATCCTGAGGTGGTGCAGGATCACCCTGGAGCCTGCCCCAAGTGCGGCATGGCGCTGGAGCCGCAGACGTTGGTTCCGGAGGCCGAGGAGGACGACTCCGAGCTCCGCGACATGACGCGTCGGTTTCGCTGGGGTGCGGTCCTGACGCTGCCCGTGTTCGTGGTGGCGATGGCCCATCTCGTCCCCGCGTGGCGGCACGCCGAGTGGGCCGTTGGGGAGGTATCGCGTTGGGGCCAGTTCCTCCTGACGACACCCGTCGTGGCTTGGGCGGGATGGCCGTTCTTCGTGCGAGCCTGGCGCTCGCTGGTTCACCGAAGCCTGAACATGTTCACCCTCATCGCCCTGGGAGTCGGCGCGGCTTACCTGTTCAGCGCCGCGGCGATGCTCTTTCCGCAGTGGTTTCCTCCCGGCACCGGGCACCCCGGCAAACCCGCGCTCTACTTTGAGGCCGCCGCGGTCGTCACTGTGCTGGTGCTGCTGGGCCAGGTGCTTGAGCTTCGCGCCCGGCAGCGAACGGGAAGCGCCCTCAAGGCGTTGATTGGCCTGTCACCAAAGACCGCGAGGCGCGTCACACCCGAGGGCGACGAGGAAGTGCCGCTGGATGCCGTGAAGCCGGGCGATCTGTTGCGCGTGCGACCGGGGGAGAAGGTTCCGGTGGATGGAATCGTGGTCGAGGGGCGCACGTCCATCGATGAATCCATGCTGACGGGCGAACCCCTGCCGGTAGAGAAGGAGCCGGAGGCCAAGGTCTCTGGGGGCACACTCAATACGACGGGCGGCATCGTGATGCGTGCCGAACGCGTGGGCGCGGAAACGTTGCTCGCGCGCATCGTGGACCTCGTGGCCCAGGCGCAGCGCAGCCGGGCCCCGATTCAGTCGCTGGCCGACAAGGTGGCGGCTTGGTTCGTCCCAGCAGTGCTGGTAGTGGCTGCTGCCACGTTCGTTGCATGGATGGCTTGGGGACCGGAACCTCGACTGGGGTTCGCCATCACCAACGCGGTGGCCGTGCTCATCATCGCCTGCCCATGCGCGCTCGGCCTCGCCACTCCGATGAGCGTGATGGTGGGTGTGGGACGCGGGGCCCAGGCGGGGGTGCTCATCCGCAACGCGGAGGCGATCGAAAAACTGGCCCGCATCACCACCCTCGCGGTCGACAAGACCGGCACGCTGACCGAAGGAAAGCCACGACTGGCGCAGGTACTACCCGCCGACGGCTTCTCCGCAGACGAGGTTCTCGGCCTGGCGGCATCGCTGGAGCAGGCGAGCGAGCATCCGCTGGCTCACGCCGTCACCCTGGCCGCGAAGGAATCAAACATCCCGCTGAGCGCCCCGACGGGGTTTCAGTCCCTGACCGGGGGCGGCGTGTCCGGCACGGTCGATGGGCGTCGGGTGATGGTGGGCAAGCCAGAGTTCCTTCGGGACAGCGGGGTTTCCGGAGTCGATTCACTGGAATCCGTTGCCGCCCCTCTTCAGGCCGGCGGTGCGATCGCCTTGTTCGTGGCGGTGGATGACCATGCGGCCGGCACCTTGATCGTCGGTGATTCGATCAAGCCGTCCACGCCCCGTGCGCTCGATGAATTGCGGCAACTGGGCGTTCGCGTGGTGATGCTGACCGGCGATCATCCACGCACCGCGGGTGCGGTGGCGGACAGCCTGGGCATCGCCAGTTACCACGCGGGCATGACGCCGCAGCAGAAGCACGAACAGGTACTGGCCCTCAAGGCCACCGGCCAAGTCGTCGGAATGGCGGGTGACGGCATCAACGATGCGCCGGCCCTGGCTGCGGCAGACGTCGGCATTGCCATGGGAACCGGCACCGACATCGCCATGGAGAGCGCCGGCGTGACTCTCGTGAAAGGAGACCTTCGAGGCCTTGTGCGCGCCATTCGGCTCGGACGGGCGATGATGTCCAACATCCGCCAAAACCTGTTCTTTGCTTTCCTCTACAACGCACTGGGGATTCCCATCGCGGCGGGCGTGCTGTTCCCGATCGTGGGGGTGCTGATGAGCCCGATGCTCGCCGGCGTCGCCATGAGCTTCAGTTCGGTCTCCGTGATCGCCAACTCGCTCCGACTGCGGAATGCCAGGTTGGGATGA
- a CDS encoding sigma-70 family RNA polymerase sigma factor has product MDSMNEVILKNLETFVAFTRKRVGDPHLAEDLVQESLLKALGADKKPAAGEHTVAWFYRILRRTIIDLYRRRAAGSRALNQFEQGLAESPSPSDARVLCACFKRLLPALPETYRELVERIDLRGEEPSLVAQDLRLTRNNLTVRLHRARRHLRDALSRNCQACSKHGCLDCTCGDVGDGSHSG; this is encoded by the coding sequence ATGGATTCGATGAACGAGGTGATCCTGAAGAACCTGGAGACGTTCGTCGCATTCACCCGGAAGCGGGTCGGCGATCCCCACCTGGCCGAGGATCTCGTGCAGGAAAGCCTATTGAAGGCGTTGGGGGCAGACAAGAAGCCGGCTGCCGGCGAGCACACGGTAGCGTGGTTCTATCGCATCCTGCGCCGGACGATCATCGACCTGTACCGACGGCGCGCCGCGGGGTCGCGGGCGTTGAATCAGTTCGAACAAGGGCTTGCGGAATCACCGAGCCCGAGCGACGCACGGGTTCTGTGTGCCTGCTTCAAGCGGCTGCTTCCCGCCCTGCCGGAGACGTACCGCGAACTCGTCGAACGGATTGATCTTCGGGGCGAGGAGCCCAGCCTTGTCGCCCAGGATCTGAGATTGACCCGAAACAACCTAACCGTCCGCCTGCACCGAGCGCGCCGCCACCTTCGCGATGCGCTGTCCAGGAATTGCCAAGCCTGCAGCAAGCACGGCTGCCTCGATTGTACATGCGGAGACGTCGGGGATGGCTCGCATAGCGGCTGA
- a CDS encoding zeta toxin family protein: MVTVSKRDKRPPVCLVIAGPNGAGKTTFAREFLSQELGILHFVNADLIAAGLSPLKPELAALAAGRLLLAELDRLAAARLDFAFESTLSGRTYATRLRQWKAEGYRVELVFLRLASVRLALRRIAARVRQGGHSVPEADVRRRWDRGWRNFLTTYRPLADAWAVYDNSTEHHQLIDEGP; encoded by the coding sequence ATGGTAACCGTGTCGAAAAGGGACAAGCGACCGCCCGTTTGCCTCGTCATTGCCGGTCCGAATGGCGCCGGCAAGACCACTTTCGCCCGGGAATTCCTTTCCCAGGAGCTCGGGATCCTGCACTTCGTCAACGCCGACCTCATTGCCGCTGGACTCTCCCCATTGAAACCCGAGTTGGCTGCCCTCGCCGCGGGTCGGCTCCTGCTTGCTGAACTGGATCGCCTCGCTGCCGCCCGGCTGGACTTCGCCTTCGAAAGCACCTTGAGCGGGCGGACCTATGCCACGCGTCTGCGGCAGTGGAAGGCGGAGGGTTATCGGGTCGAACTCGTCTTTCTTCGACTGGCCTCCGTTCGTCTTGCGCTCCGCCGCATCGCCGCGCGTGTTCGGCAGGGCGGACATTCGGTTCCGGAGGCGGACGTTCGGCGTCGCTGGGATCGCGGCTGGCGGAACTTCCTGACGACCTATCGGCCGTTGGCGGATGCGTGGGCCGTCTACGACAACTCCACCGAGCACCATCAACTCATCGATGAAGGACCATGA
- a CDS encoding HipA domain-containing protein: MPSAKACHGRRSRPGQPERVKSRCERHGGGDGACRQRPVRGQLADGIRQFGDDVRGDLRELWRRLVFSLLAGNDDDHLRNHGFLMRRSGHRSLSPAYDLNPVPQMDRAQTPKTAVTEEQEAPSVAVALDAAPRFGLRPAEAKPILREVLAAVVDWRQTARRLRLSKGSVAAYASAFEHSFLEEATGLVG, from the coding sequence ATCCCATCCGCGAAGGCATGCCATGGGCGTAGATCGAGACCGGGTCAGCCTGAGCGCGTCAAGTCCAGGTGTGAGCGTCATGGGGGCGGAGATGGTGCCTGCCGCCAACGGCCGGTCCGTGGGCAGCTGGCCGACGGCATTCGGCAGTTCGGTGACGACGTTCGCGGTGACCTTCGGGAGCTCTGGAGACGCCTCGTCTTTTCGCTGCTGGCAGGCAACGACGACGACCATCTCCGCAACCACGGGTTCCTGATGCGAAGATCCGGGCATCGGTCGCTCTCACCGGCCTACGATCTCAACCCGGTTCCGCAGATGGACCGGGCGCAAACGCCGAAGACCGCGGTGACGGAGGAACAGGAAGCCCCGAGCGTCGCCGTCGCTCTGGACGCGGCCCCGCGATTCGGCCTCCGTCCGGCCGAGGCGAAGCCGATATTGCGCGAGGTCTTGGCCGCGGTGGTGGATTGGCGCCAGACGGCCCGTCGGCTGCGGCTGTCCAAAGGCTCGGTGGCAGCGTATGCGAGCGCCTTCGAGCACTCGTTTCTGGAGGAGGCCACGGGGTTGGTCGGATAG